A stretch of the Methanomassiliicoccus luminyensis B10 genome encodes the following:
- the hisG gene encoding ATP phosphoribosyltransferase has protein sequence MSIKLAVPNKGRLNERSLQILKQAGLEIEDGVERKLYATVKNGDFSVMFLRASDIVSFVHKGAVDMGITGRDLVLESGLDVEVMLDMGFGRCRLSVAVPEEAGMEEAEDVPDGALVATSFPNMARKYFAKLGKKVDITVISGAAEVTPRLGVADLIVDLVSSGSTLKTNHLKEIAVIAESEAVVIASKRSLEEKGEEMRDLASALRSVADAEDKKYLMADVPVTALDDIRKFLPGIAGPTIMNIVGRDDVVAIHVVVDKSKIYDSVNKLKRLGATGILIMPIDRMVP, from the coding sequence ATGTCCATCAAACTGGCCGTGCCGAACAAGGGACGGCTCAACGAAAGATCGCTGCAGATCCTGAAGCAAGCGGGCTTGGAGATCGAGGACGGGGTCGAGCGCAAGCTCTACGCCACCGTCAAGAACGGGGACTTCTCGGTAATGTTCCTGAGAGCCTCTGACATCGTAAGTTTCGTGCACAAGGGCGCGGTGGACATGGGCATCACCGGCAGGGACCTGGTGCTGGAGTCCGGGCTGGACGTGGAAGTGATGCTGGACATGGGCTTCGGGCGATGCCGCCTTTCCGTGGCGGTGCCCGAGGAAGCGGGGATGGAGGAGGCGGAGGACGTCCCGGACGGCGCCCTAGTGGCCACTTCCTTCCCCAACATGGCCAGGAAGTATTTCGCCAAGCTCGGCAAGAAGGTGGACATCACCGTCATATCCGGCGCGGCCGAGGTCACTCCCCGGCTGGGGGTGGCGGACCTCATCGTGGACCTGGTGTCCAGCGGAAGTACGCTTAAGACCAACCACCTGAAGGAGATCGCCGTCATCGCCGAGTCGGAGGCGGTGGTCATCGCCTCCAAGAGGTCTCTGGAAGAAAAGGGCGAGGAGATGCGCGATCTCGCCTCCGCGCTCCGGAGCGTGGCCGACGCCGAGGACAAGAAATACCTCATGGCCGACGTGCCGGTGACCGCCCTCGACGACATCAGGAAGTTCCTCCCCGGGATCGCCGGCCCCACCATCATGAACATCGTGGGGCGGGATGACGTGGTGGCGATCCACGTGGTGGTGGACAAATCCAAGATCTATGATTCGGTGAACAAGCTCAAGCGGCTCGGGGCCACGGGCATTCTCATCATGCCCATCGACCGCATGGTGCCGTAG
- a CDS encoding epoxide hydrolase family protein → MGGSVERFKIEVPQEVLDDLSERLGRTRWPDDLEGAGWKYGANLEYMKDLVRYWREEYDWRRHEAEINAFDHFMADAGGTRVHFIHQRGKGEGSVPLLLVHGWPDSFYRYHKVIPLLTGQAGAPGAAFDVVVPSIPGFGFSERKALAPRAAAELLNELMTDVLGYDRYMAAGGDMGAIIVRSLSLDHSDRLVAAHYTDVGYPDASTDFSSLSPAEREYSQFIQGWWMEQGAFNMVQSTKPQSLAYGLSDSPAGLAGWLINFFAMMEPGEEIEKRIPRDEILTNIMIYWVTGTINPSMRIYYEAAHDPGPAKGRGEVPAAVAHGPMDGPLPREWAERRVNLKRFTELPRGGHFLAWEEPEQFAWDVRESAETMGARKIMAGHAGR, encoded by the coding sequence ATGGGCGGAAGCGTCGAGCGGTTCAAGATCGAGGTGCCCCAGGAGGTGTTGGATGACCTATCAGAACGTCTTGGCAGGACCAGATGGCCCGACGACCTGGAGGGGGCGGGATGGAAGTACGGGGCGAACCTGGAGTACATGAAGGACCTGGTGCGGTACTGGCGGGAAGAGTACGATTGGCGCAGGCATGAGGCCGAGATCAACGCCTTCGACCACTTCATGGCCGATGCTGGAGGGACCAGGGTGCATTTCATACATCAGAGAGGGAAGGGAGAGGGCAGCGTCCCTCTTCTGCTGGTACACGGGTGGCCCGATTCCTTCTATCGCTATCACAAGGTCATCCCCCTGCTGACCGGCCAGGCCGGGGCCCCCGGCGCTGCCTTCGATGTGGTGGTGCCGTCCATCCCCGGGTTCGGCTTCTCCGAGCGAAAGGCCCTCGCCCCGCGCGCCGCCGCCGAGCTGCTAAATGAACTGATGACCGATGTCCTCGGGTACGATCGTTACATGGCCGCGGGCGGGGACATGGGAGCAATCATCGTCAGGTCGCTCTCGCTCGATCACTCCGACAGGCTGGTGGCCGCTCACTATACGGATGTGGGCTACCCGGACGCTAGTACCGACTTCTCGTCCCTGTCGCCTGCTGAGAGGGAGTACTCCCAGTTCATCCAGGGGTGGTGGATGGAGCAGGGGGCTTTCAACATGGTCCAGTCCACCAAGCCCCAGAGCCTGGCGTACGGCCTGAGCGATTCGCCGGCGGGCCTGGCAGGGTGGCTCATCAACTTCTTCGCCATGATGGAGCCAGGGGAGGAGATAGAGAAGCGCATCCCCCGGGACGAGATCCTGACCAACATAATGATCTACTGGGTCACCGGGACCATCAACCCCTCGATGCGCATATATTACGAGGCCGCTCATGATCCCGGGCCGGCCAAAGGGCGCGGCGAGGTGCCGGCCGCGGTGGCACACGGGCCCATGGACGGCCCCCTTCCCAGGGAGTGGGCCGAGCGCAGGGTGAACCTGAAGCGCTTCACCGAGCTCCCCAGGGGCGGCCACTTCCTGGCCTGGGAGGAGCCTGAGCAGTTCGCCTGGGATGTGCGGGAGTCGGCGGAGACGATGGGGGCGAGGAAGATCATGGCCGGCCATGCCGGACGGTGA